From candidate division KSB1 bacterium, the proteins below share one genomic window:
- a CDS encoding permease has translation MWVPTLVMAVVAGLLFLVAYSKGQGQHLQGLMIGLRLTAEVLPLLVLSFVAAGIIQVLVPRETLGKWIGEESGWRGILVGTLTGAIAPGGPYVSLPIAAGLMRAGAGVGTMVAFLTAWSLWAVGRLPMEIGIMGWRFALIRLSCTFFFPPIAGFLAQTLFSGVRLQ, from the coding sequence ATGTGGGTGCCCACATTGGTGATGGCCGTTGTGGCCGGCCTATTGTTTCTCGTGGCCTACTCCAAGGGACAGGGCCAGCATCTCCAAGGATTGATGATCGGCCTCCGATTGACCGCGGAGGTCCTGCCCCTCCTTGTCCTTTCTTTCGTTGCGGCGGGGATTATCCAGGTCCTCGTGCCGAGGGAAACACTTGGTAAATGGATCGGTGAGGAATCGGGATGGCGTGGCATCCTGGTGGGGACCCTCACCGGTGCCATCGCCCCCGGTGGTCCGTACGTCAGTCTCCCCATCGCGGCCGGACTGATGCGTGCGGGAGCAGGCGTCGGTACCATGGTGGCCTTCCTCACAGCCTGGTCCCTATGGGCGGTCGGCCGCCTGCCTATGGAGATCGGCATCATGGGTTGGCGGTTTGCGCTGATCCGCTTATCGTGCACGTTTTTCTTCCCGCCGATCGCCGGCTTTCTGGCCCAGACCCTCTTCTCCGGGGTGCGACTCCAATAG
- a CDS encoding ABC transporter permease gives MSRVYRTLIALREGVVIALDSLRAYKLRTVLTTLGIVIGVTTVVTIVALVQGLNRAFSREISQLGTATLYIQKFPWIMTGQSWWEYRNRKDITTKEVEAIRQYSQLVDAVAPTVYTRRNVTYRNKELRGVEIVGTTEDYLYTSNAFPEIGRFLTELDVSHRRSDCVIGWEIADKLFGREDPLGKRIQIGGHPVRVVGVLQKKGRMFGYSLDKYVVIPFGLFEKLFGGNRSIDIEVRVKDPALMEEAKLELEGILRRVRKVPPGKKNDFAINEQSMLIQAYRNLTTSLWAVAIGVGSISLLVGGIGIMNILLVSVTERTREIGIRKAVGARNRDILWQFLVESMIIVAVGVVIGIGLAIGLAKLIASATPIPAAITPWVAVLGILFILTIGTVFGIYPASRAARLNPIESLRYE, from the coding sequence ATGAGCCGCGTTTACCGCACACTGATCGCTCTCCGAGAGGGGGTCGTCATCGCCCTTGATTCGCTCCGGGCCTACAAATTGCGCACCGTGCTCACCACCCTCGGAATTGTGATCGGCGTAACCACAGTGGTGACGATCGTAGCTCTGGTGCAGGGGCTAAACCGCGCCTTTAGCCGCGAAATCTCCCAGCTCGGAACCGCCACCCTGTACATCCAGAAATTCCCCTGGATCATGACCGGTCAATCGTGGTGGGAGTATCGGAACCGCAAGGACATCACCACCAAAGAGGTTGAGGCGATCCGCCAGTACTCGCAATTGGTGGACGCCGTGGCCCCCACGGTGTACACGCGCCGCAACGTCACCTACCGGAACAAGGAGCTCCGCGGGGTGGAAATCGTCGGCACGACGGAGGATTACCTCTACACAAGCAATGCCTTCCCGGAGATTGGCCGGTTCCTGACCGAACTGGATGTCTCGCATCGCCGATCGGACTGCGTGATCGGCTGGGAGATCGCTGACAAGCTCTTCGGCCGGGAGGATCCCCTCGGCAAGCGCATTCAGATCGGGGGCCATCCGGTGCGGGTGGTGGGGGTCCTGCAGAAGAAGGGCCGCATGTTCGGCTATAGCCTGGACAAGTACGTGGTCATCCCCTTTGGACTGTTCGAGAAGCTCTTCGGCGGCAACCGGTCGATCGATATTGAGGTCCGGGTGAAGGATCCCGCGCTGATGGAAGAGGCCAAGCTGGAGCTGGAGGGAATCCTCCGACGGGTACGCAAGGTCCCCCCTGGCAAGAAGAACGACTTCGCCATTAACGAGCAGAGCATGCTGATACAGGCCTATCGCAATCTGACCACCTCCCTCTGGGCCGTGGCGATCGGAGTGGGCTCGATCTCCCTGTTGGTCGGTGGCATTGGCATCATGAACATTCTCCTGGTCAGCGTAACGGAGCGCACACGCGAGATCGGCATCCGTAAGGCGGTGGGAGCCCGAAATCGCGACATCCTGTGGCAGTTCCTCGTCGAATCCATGATCATCGTGGCCGTAGGGGTGGTGATCGGCATTGGTTTGGCCATCGGACTCGCCAAGCTCATTGCCAGCGCCACTCCCATCCCGGCAGCCATTACGCCTTGGGTGGCGGTGCTCGGGATCCTCTTCATCCTCACCATTGGCACGGTGTTCGGCATTTATCCGGCGAGTCGCGCCGCCCGGCTGAACCCCATTGAGTCGTTGCGTTACGAGTGA
- a CDS encoding pentapeptide repeat-containing protein encodes MSEISREEAIEILRAGGSLAGRDLREIDLSYETLSGADLHGAVLADAHLQNANLIGANLAGADLQRAFLFGANLEGANLAGANCADANLQDTNLAGANLEGANLEHAALFGSLLDGANLSGANLERARLKRASLRRANLQGARLRRAHLERADLTGANLQGADLEGASLDYAILPPGEPA; translated from the coding sequence ATGAGCGAGATCAGCCGCGAAGAGGCGATCGAGATCCTGCGGGCAGGGGGGAGCTTGGCGGGAAGAGATCTCCGCGAGATCGACCTTTCCTACGAGACGCTGTCCGGCGCCGATCTTCACGGGGCCGTCCTGGCAGATGCCCACCTGCAGAACGCCAACCTGATCGGCGCTAATCTGGCCGGAGCAGACCTGCAGCGCGCCTTCCTCTTCGGTGCCAATCTGGAAGGGGCCAATCTTGCGGGTGCCAATTGTGCCGATGCCAATCTACAGGATACGAACCTTGCGGGGGCCAATCTGGAAGGCGCAAACCTCGAGCACGCGGCCCTTTTCGGCTCCCTCTTGGACGGAGCGAATCTCTCGGGGGCCAATCTGGAGCGCGCCCGTCTGAAACGCGCTTCGTTGCGCAGGGCTAACCTCCAAGGTGCCCGCCTCAGGCGCGCCCACTTGGAGCGTGCAGACCTAACAGGGGCCAACCTCCAGGGCGCAGACCTCGAAGGAGCATCCTTAGATTACGCGATACTCCCCCCTGGCGAGCCCGCGTAA
- a CDS encoding ABC transporter ATP-binding protein, with protein sequence MLIELRNLVKIYQVGLVKVEALRGVSLQIDQNEYVAIMGPSGSGKSTLMNILGCLDTPTSGEYYLKGQRVSDLPDDALAEIRNKEIGFVFQTFNLLPRASALHNVELPLIYNGTPTAKRRQLAKEALERVGLGDRLHHRPNELSGGQRQRVAIARAIVNRPSLILADEPTGNLDTRTGEEIMEIFEELHEQGHTIVLVTHEEYIAEHANRIIRIRDGLIERDEAVTSRLVSSQASR encoded by the coding sequence ATGCTCATCGAGCTTCGGAACCTCGTCAAGATCTACCAGGTGGGCCTGGTCAAAGTGGAGGCGCTGCGAGGCGTAAGCCTGCAGATCGACCAGAACGAATACGTGGCCATTATGGGGCCCTCCGGATCCGGCAAGTCCACCCTGATGAACATCCTCGGCTGCTTGGACACCCCGACGTCCGGCGAGTACTACCTCAAGGGCCAGAGGGTCAGCGACCTTCCGGACGATGCCCTGGCCGAGATCCGCAACAAGGAGATCGGGTTCGTCTTCCAGACCTTCAACCTGTTGCCGCGCGCCTCGGCCCTGCACAACGTGGAACTGCCCCTCATTTACAACGGCACACCCACTGCCAAGCGGAGACAGCTGGCGAAGGAGGCGCTGGAGCGCGTGGGACTGGGGGACCGACTCCACCACCGCCCTAACGAGCTTTCGGGCGGGCAACGCCAGCGCGTGGCCATCGCACGCGCCATTGTAAACCGCCCCTCGCTCATCTTAGCCGACGAGCCTACCGGCAACTTGGACACCCGGACAGGTGAAGAAATCATGGAGATCTTCGAAGAGCTCCACGAGCAGGGGCACACCATCGTTCTGGTTACGCACGAGGAGTACATCGCCGAGCACGCCAACCGCATTATCCGCATCCGGGACGGGTTAATCGAACGGGACGAGGCTGTGACCTCACGCCTGGTGAGCTCTCAGGCCTCACGCTGA
- a CDS encoding roadblock/LC7 domain-containing protein, with translation MERERNGKRVILSEQTFEKITETLSWLVAKTQARTALFCDVNGHLIAQRGETVGYDPHALSAVAAGEFSATSELAKMIGQSDGFVYLYHEGPESNVYISRVNPDFFLVVVFDHAVALGMVRVFTRKAIESLAPALKPVEEEKASQEAFLDLEFSTLLGRQLDQSLGI, from the coding sequence GTGGAGCGAGAACGAAACGGCAAGCGAGTGATCCTTTCGGAACAGACCTTCGAGAAGATCACCGAGACCTTGAGCTGGCTTGTCGCCAAGACGCAGGCGCGGACCGCCCTCTTTTGCGACGTGAACGGGCACCTGATAGCGCAAAGAGGCGAGACCGTTGGCTACGATCCCCATGCCCTCTCGGCAGTGGCGGCCGGAGAGTTCTCCGCCACCTCTGAGTTGGCCAAGATGATCGGACAGAGCGATGGGTTCGTCTATCTTTACCACGAAGGGCCGGAGAGCAACGTCTACATCTCTCGGGTGAACCCCGACTTCTTCCTGGTCGTCGTATTCGACCACGCAGTGGCCCTGGGAATGGTTCGCGTGTTTACTCGCAAAGCCATCGAGTCCCTGGCCCCTGCACTGAAGCCCGTGGAGGAGGAAAAGGCAAGCCAGGAGGCCTTCCTGGATCTCGAGTTCAGCACACTCCTCGGCCGGCAGCTGGACCAGTCCCTCGGGATCTGA
- a CDS encoding metallophosphatase family protein — protein MRIAILSDIHANLEALIAVLEDIEKQDLDAVLCLGDVVGYGPDPVECINTMKTISLFVLAGNHDHAAVDLTSAQDFNPVARAAVEWTRRQLDEPARAYLASLPLTRQDLGVYFVHGSPFRPEEWNYILSAADAGRAFDCFEEPVCFVGHSHVPLVLELGQDGRIRYRDPYGTVFQGDRRYIVNVGSVGQPRDGDPRAAYGIWDRTQKAFELRRVAYDVQSVQRKILQAGLPPLLAYRLAYGQ, from the coding sequence ATGCGCATTGCGATTCTGTCGGATATTCATGCCAATCTTGAGGCGCTCATCGCGGTGCTCGAAGATATCGAGAAGCAAGATCTCGATGCCGTTCTCTGTCTGGGCGACGTGGTAGGCTACGGACCGGATCCCGTCGAATGCATCAACACGATGAAGACTATCAGCCTGTTCGTCCTCGCCGGAAACCATGACCACGCGGCGGTGGATCTCACAAGCGCTCAGGACTTCAACCCGGTGGCCCGGGCCGCGGTGGAATGGACACGTCGGCAGCTGGACGAGCCTGCCCGCGCCTACCTCGCAAGCCTCCCCCTTACGCGTCAGGACCTGGGGGTGTATTTCGTACACGGCTCCCCCTTCCGCCCGGAAGAATGGAATTACATCCTATCCGCAGCGGACGCCGGCCGTGCCTTCGACTGCTTTGAGGAGCCCGTCTGCTTTGTCGGCCATTCGCACGTACCTCTGGTTCTCGAATTGGGCCAAGATGGAAGGATCCGCTACCGCGACCCCTACGGCACTGTCTTCCAAGGCGACAGGCGTTACATTGTGAACGTAGGGAGCGTCGGGCAACCCCGAGATGGCGACCCAAGGGCCGCCTACGGGATCTGGGATCGCACGCAAAAGGCATTCGAGCTTCGTCGCGTGGCATACGATGTGCAAAGCGTTCAGCGCAAGATTCTCCAAGCGGGACTGCCGCCTCTCCTGGCCTACCGCTTGGCCTATGGACAGTAG
- a CDS encoding ZIP family metal transporter, producing the protein MSRAAFFVYIGAIFGIAVGGGFIPMLWQRNQYGLRLSVSFGAGVLLGAAFLHMLPEAAELTGSSVGVGILAGFLLMYVTEKFVMTHPCDAEHCDYHRVGWAAFGGLTLHSLVDGVALGSGALVPAIGPSVALAILFHKLPASVALSSVLLRSGFSRLKTQLAVTAFGAGVPIGAILTRWALAGLPPSALGALVAFSAGTFIHIATDDLMPEIHRVQEGRFVNLLAFAAGLGFVFAGKSFSA; encoded by the coding sequence TTGAGCCGGGCTGCGTTCTTCGTCTACATCGGGGCGATCTTCGGTATCGCTGTGGGGGGCGGGTTCATCCCGATGTTGTGGCAACGCAACCAGTACGGGCTGCGCTTGTCGGTGAGCTTCGGGGCGGGGGTGCTTTTGGGTGCGGCCTTCCTGCACATGCTGCCTGAGGCCGCCGAGCTCACCGGATCTTCGGTGGGCGTTGGCATTCTGGCTGGGTTCCTCCTCATGTACGTGACGGAAAAATTCGTGATGACCCATCCCTGCGACGCGGAGCACTGCGACTACCACCGCGTGGGATGGGCTGCTTTCGGGGGTCTAACGCTGCACAGCCTCGTCGATGGCGTGGCGCTGGGCTCCGGAGCCCTCGTGCCGGCGATTGGCCCAAGCGTTGCGCTGGCCATTCTCTTCCACAAGCTCCCCGCTTCGGTAGCCCTGTCCAGCGTGCTCTTGCGGAGCGGGTTCTCCCGACTCAAGACGCAGCTGGCGGTGACGGCTTTCGGAGCCGGCGTGCCCATAGGCGCCATTCTCACGCGATGGGCCCTTGCCGGGCTCCCGCCCTCGGCTCTGGGCGCTCTGGTGGCTTTTTCGGCAGGCACCTTCATCCACATCGCCACAGACGATCTGATGCCCGAGATCCATCGGGTCCAGGAAGGCCGCTTCGTCAACCTTCTTGCTTTCGCTGCGGGCCTCGGTTTCGTCTTCGCGGGCAAGTCCTTCTCTGCTTGA
- a CDS encoding SDR family oxidoreductase codes for MDPNRRILITGASGFLGGWLVQAAAEHGQVFAVYRRRAFPDAPARWLPCDLSDAAAAAALIRDVAPQVVIHAAAAANLDWCEEHRDQAYRINVCATQAIAQTCAAIGARLVYISSDMVFDGEQGGYAETDPVHPLSFYGWTKVEGERAVREAIANSVIVRTALMFGDPLYGGSSFSVWLEGELEAGKPVRLFMDQFRSPLWVGTAAQAIVELALSEFVGTLHLGGTERIDRFSFGSVLAEALGLRRDLLMPVPLRSVPMPAPRPRDLSLKVDLARSVLRTELQDVRTAVRELVRWRKLRSGSLTPK; via the coding sequence GTGGACCCGAACAGGCGGATTCTGATCACCGGGGCCAGTGGTTTTCTCGGCGGATGGCTGGTGCAAGCGGCGGCCGAGCACGGTCAGGTATTCGCGGTGTACCGCCGCCGGGCGTTCCCGGACGCTCCTGCGAGGTGGCTCCCGTGCGATCTGTCCGATGCTGCGGCGGCCGCGGCCCTGATCCGGGATGTGGCTCCCCAGGTGGTAATCCACGCTGCTGCGGCAGCCAATCTGGACTGGTGTGAAGAGCACCGCGACCAAGCGTATCGGATAAACGTGTGTGCCACGCAGGCCATCGCCCAGACCTGCGCCGCGATCGGTGCGCGCCTCGTTTACATTTCCTCGGATATGGTATTTGACGGGGAGCAGGGCGGGTACGCCGAAACGGATCCCGTACACCCCCTCAGCTTCTACGGTTGGACCAAGGTGGAAGGGGAGCGCGCCGTGCGGGAGGCAATCGCCAACAGCGTGATTGTGCGCACTGCCCTCATGTTCGGCGACCCACTCTACGGAGGGTCCTCCTTTTCTGTGTGGCTTGAAGGGGAGCTCGAGGCGGGAAAACCAGTGCGCCTATTCATGGACCAGTTCCGCAGCCCCCTGTGGGTGGGCACAGCCGCGCAGGCGATTGTGGAGCTTGCCCTGAGCGAATTCGTAGGTACCCTCCATCTTGGCGGAACCGAGAGGATCGATCGCTTCTCCTTCGGGAGCGTGCTGGCTGAGGCCCTCGGTCTAAGGCGGGATCTGTTGATGCCGGTGCCATTGCGCTCCGTCCCGATGCCGGCCCCCCGTCCCCGGGATCTGTCGCTGAAGGTCGATTTGGCTCGCTCCGTGCTTCGTACGGAGCTTCAGGACGTGCGAACCGCCGTCCGGGAGCTGGTGCGCTGGCGGAAATTGCGTTCCGGAAGCCTGACCCCGAAATAG
- a CDS encoding MgtC/SapB family protein, translated as MSVQLALLRLILAALFGAIIGYEREVIHKPAGLRTMMLVSLGSCLFTLASLEVARSAPGADPARIAAQVVTGVGFLGAGSILRAGTSVVGVTTAACIWLVAAVGLATGLGLYWHALSTSLIGFVILRLLERLIERGKRRRALEGQLPGNEE; from the coding sequence ATGTCCGTACAGCTTGCGCTTCTCCGGTTGATTTTGGCCGCGCTGTTCGGCGCGATCATCGGCTACGAGAGGGAGGTGATCCACAAGCCAGCGGGACTGCGCACGATGATGCTGGTGAGCCTGGGCTCTTGCCTCTTTACCCTCGCCTCCCTGGAGGTGGCTCGCAGCGCGCCCGGTGCGGATCCAGCTCGGATTGCGGCCCAGGTGGTCACCGGCGTCGGTTTCCTGGGCGCGGGGAGCATCCTTCGCGCCGGGACCTCGGTCGTTGGGGTGACTACAGCTGCCTGTATCTGGTTGGTGGCCGCCGTAGGGCTCGCCACGGGTCTGGGCCTCTACTGGCACGCCCTTTCCACAAGCCTCATCGGGTTTGTGATCCTGCGCCTCCTGGAGCGGCTGATCGAGAGGGGCAAGCGACGGCGGGCTCTCGAAGGCCAATTGCCCGGCAACGAGGAGTGA
- a CDS encoding ADP-ribosylation factor-like protein, which produces MFVNWATNEIIFRIVYCGPSLSGKTTNLKYIYSRLDPSLRGQLVTLQTREERTLFFDFLQLHLGEIAGRRPRFNLYTVPGQAYYAYSRGIILNGVDGIVFVADSQRRRLSENLDALLDLEERLIEQGRSIETIPFVLQYNKRDLPDLLPIAELEDKLNYHKHPAIPAIATRGEGVMQTLRTLLHQVVQSVQEPVCQAYPKAS; this is translated from the coding sequence GTGTTCGTGAACTGGGCGACAAACGAGATCATCTTCCGGATTGTGTACTGCGGTCCCTCCCTGAGCGGGAAAACGACGAACCTGAAGTACATTTACTCGAGGCTTGACCCCTCGCTCCGGGGGCAATTGGTGACCTTGCAGACGAGGGAGGAACGCACGCTGTTTTTCGACTTTCTTCAGCTCCACCTGGGCGAAATTGCCGGAAGGAGGCCGCGCTTCAATTTGTACACGGTCCCGGGGCAGGCCTACTATGCCTATAGCCGGGGCATCATTCTGAACGGGGTAGATGGCATTGTGTTCGTTGCCGATTCCCAGAGAAGACGCCTCAGCGAGAATCTCGACGCCCTCCTCGACTTGGAAGAGAGGCTCATCGAGCAGGGCCGGAGTATCGAGACCATTCCGTTCGTTCTGCAGTACAACAAGCGAGACTTACCCGATCTTCTTCCCATTGCCGAGTTGGAGGACAAGCTGAATTACCACAAGCATCCCGCGATTCCAGCCATTGCCACCCGTGGCGAAGGCGTAATGCAGACGTTGCGCACGCTGCTTCATCAGGTGGTGCAGAGCGTGCAGGAGCCCGTCTGTCAGGCCTATCCGAAGGCAAGCTGA
- a CDS encoding porin family protein, which produces MVKKGAVVVFLALMLGVGGAAQAQLGLMGIGGKIGLVSAEEDIGSTLGLGVQAKLGKVAGLIGLDAFVDFWTKNYDAGFGTDASFREIAIGAVGKYYIPFQGSPVKPYAGAGLALNIGRAKVEWSIPYFGSGSESKTETDIGLHLVAGAEMGLSPSLTGFAEAKYAIDGADYFALMAGVIFNLPE; this is translated from the coding sequence ATGGTGAAGAAAGGTGCGGTGGTCGTATTCCTTGCCTTGATGCTCGGGGTCGGCGGTGCGGCACAAGCCCAACTGGGTTTGATGGGCATAGGGGGGAAGATCGGACTGGTCTCGGCCGAGGAGGACATCGGGAGTACGTTGGGCCTGGGCGTGCAGGCGAAACTCGGGAAGGTGGCCGGTCTAATCGGACTGGACGCTTTCGTCGATTTCTGGACGAAGAACTACGACGCAGGCTTCGGTACGGATGCCTCCTTCCGGGAGATCGCTATCGGAGCGGTCGGTAAGTATTACATCCCCTTTCAAGGATCGCCTGTGAAACCCTATGCCGGAGCTGGCTTGGCCCTGAACATCGGTCGCGCCAAGGTGGAGTGGTCGATCCCCTACTTCGGAAGCGGCTCTGAGTCCAAAACCGAGACGGACATCGGACTTCACCTTGTGGCTGGGGCTGAAATGGGACTCTCCCCGTCCCTGACCGGATTTGCCGAAGCAAAGTACGCCATCGACGGGGCGGATTACTTCGCCCTGATGGCGGGAGTCATTTTCAATCTTCCCGAGTGA
- a CDS encoding STAS domain-containing protein gives MTNLRIRQVQRDRVTILALEGTLLGGQEGEELRNLVYEAVQQERNRVVLDLGGVTWMNSSGLGLLVAALSTLRASGGEMVLARVPDRVLRTLQITRLESVFRMVPGVDEGVAELAEGV, from the coding sequence ATGACCAACCTCAGGATTCGGCAGGTGCAACGCGATAGGGTGACCATTCTTGCCCTGGAAGGTACGCTGCTTGGTGGACAGGAAGGGGAGGAGCTCAGAAATCTGGTCTACGAAGCCGTCCAGCAGGAACGGAATCGAGTCGTCCTAGATCTGGGCGGCGTAACGTGGATGAATAGTAGCGGCCTTGGGCTTCTTGTGGCCGCTTTGAGCACTCTGCGGGCGAGCGGCGGAGAGATGGTGTTGGCCCGCGTGCCGGACAGGGTTCTACGCACCCTGCAAATCACGCGTCTGGAATCGGTGTTCCGAATGGTGCCGGGAGTGGACGAGGGTGTGGCCGAACTTGCGGAGGGGGTATGA
- a CDS encoding ABC transporter permease, whose protein sequence is MVVSEYFSVAFATIRANKLRSFLTLLGVVIGVMTIIAMQSLVEGLKRNVAEQLQILGNNVFQVQKYPPIQLGGESWRKYRNRKNLTVEEAEAIREKATAVRAVCSKAFHGGATIRFEERKTLPTVVVVGTTPEYLETDASSVARGRFLTQTDSDHNRTVAVLGMDVVERLFPYRDPVGETVLVDGHKFQVVGVLERKGSIFGESRDNLVIVPIGTFFKIWGKNRSIAISVQAASAELYQQAQEQVIGILRAARKVPPWEDNDFEIFSNETLVETFNNLTRYVRLAAYIIASISLIVAGVGIMNIMLVSVMERTREIGIRMAVGAKRRHILTQFLVEAVTLTEVGGAIGILLGILLAQLVRAVTPLPAVVPIWTLILGLFFCSLVGIVFGVYPATRAARLDPIEALRYE, encoded by the coding sequence ATGGTCGTGAGTGAATACTTCTCGGTCGCGTTCGCGACCATTCGCGCCAACAAGCTGCGCTCCTTTCTCACCCTGCTGGGCGTCGTGATCGGGGTCATGACGATCATCGCCATGCAGTCCTTGGTCGAAGGGCTAAAGAGAAATGTCGCTGAGCAGCTGCAGATCCTCGGCAACAACGTCTTTCAGGTCCAGAAGTACCCCCCGATCCAGCTGGGCGGCGAAAGCTGGCGAAAATACCGCAACCGCAAGAATCTGACGGTGGAAGAAGCGGAGGCGATTCGGGAGAAGGCCACAGCGGTCCGCGCGGTCTGCAGCAAGGCGTTCCACGGGGGCGCCACCATCCGGTTCGAAGAACGCAAGACGTTGCCTACCGTTGTCGTTGTTGGGACAACCCCCGAGTATCTGGAAACCGACGCCTCCTCTGTGGCACGCGGCCGCTTCCTCACGCAAACCGACAGTGACCACAACCGGACCGTGGCGGTGCTGGGGATGGACGTCGTGGAGCGCCTCTTCCCCTACCGAGACCCCGTGGGGGAAACTGTGCTCGTGGACGGCCACAAGTTTCAGGTGGTGGGGGTGCTGGAGCGCAAGGGCAGCATCTTCGGTGAGAGCCGCGACAACCTCGTCATCGTTCCCATCGGTACCTTCTTCAAGATCTGGGGAAAGAACCGCTCGATCGCGATTAGTGTGCAGGCGGCAAGCGCCGAGCTTTACCAGCAGGCCCAGGAGCAGGTGATCGGGATCCTTCGCGCCGCGCGCAAAGTGCCCCCGTGGGAGGACAATGACTTCGAGATCTTCTCCAACGAAACCCTCGTCGAAACCTTCAACAATCTGACGCGTTACGTGCGGCTGGCAGCGTACATCATTGCCTCCATTAGCCTCATCGTGGCCGGCGTCGGCATCATGAACATCATGCTGGTCTCCGTAATGGAGCGAACCCGGGAGATCGGGATCCGGATGGCTGTAGGAGCCAAACGGCGGCATATCCTTACGCAATTCCTGGTGGAGGCGGTGACACTTACGGAAGTAGGAGGCGCGATCGGCATCCTCCTGGGAATTCTTCTTGCCCAGCTTGTACGGGCCGTTACGCCGCTGCCCGCAGTGGTGCCGATCTGGACGCTCATCCTCGGGCTTTTCTTCTGCTCGCTCGTGGGGATTGTCTTCGGGGTGTACCCGGCCACAAGAGCTGCTCGGCTCGATCCGATCGAGGCGCTCCGCTACGAGTAA
- a CDS encoding polyprenyl synthetase family protein, translating to MSFYGPVRYILEGGGKRLRPVLVLLSAEAVGSPPEEALPCALAVELMHNFTLVHDDIMDRDTLRRGRPTVHVLWDQDTAILTGDGLLALAYQQLFRYPSDRLTRIGSIFSEGVLRVCEGQALDKDFESRPTVSLDEYMEMIDKKTAELFSVSCQLGALTGSGDDRSVEALGNYGRKLGLAFQIQDDLLDVLSPEEISGKPQASDIRRRKKTFLFVHALTAANEQERTWLLETYAGSTISEENVQKVMELFRSTGAIERAEALVSELLAAARRALAGLPRTEGVEHLENLTLVLSGRRA from the coding sequence TTGTCTTTCTATGGGCCTGTGCGTTACATTCTGGAGGGCGGTGGCAAGCGCTTGCGTCCGGTTTTGGTACTCCTCAGCGCGGAAGCTGTAGGTAGCCCACCTGAGGAGGCACTGCCCTGCGCTTTGGCCGTGGAGCTGATGCACAACTTCACGCTCGTCCATGACGACATCATGGACCGGGATACGCTACGCAGGGGCAGGCCTACCGTGCACGTCCTTTGGGACCAGGACACAGCCATCCTGACAGGCGATGGCCTTCTTGCCCTCGCTTACCAGCAGCTGTTCCGCTACCCCTCTGACCGACTCACGCGCATCGGGAGCATCTTCTCCGAGGGGGTGCTGCGCGTTTGCGAAGGGCAGGCGCTGGACAAGGATTTCGAGTCACGCCCCACCGTCTCGCTCGACGAGTACATGGAAATGATCGACAAGAAAACGGCCGAACTCTTCTCCGTCTCCTGCCAGCTCGGGGCTCTGACCGGCAGCGGTGATGACCGCTCCGTGGAGGCGCTCGGCAACTACGGAAGAAAGCTCGGTCTTGCCTTCCAGATCCAGGATGACCTGCTGGACGTATTGTCTCCGGAGGAGATCTCCGGAAAGCCCCAGGCCAGCGACATTCGCCGCCGGAAGAAGACATTCCTGTTTGTCCATGCCCTGACGGCGGCCAACGAACAAGAGCGCACCTGGCTTCTGGAGACCTACGCGGGGTCGACGATCTCGGAGGAGAACGTTCAGAAAGTGATGGAGCTTTTCCGGTCCACAGGGGCCATTGAGCGCGCCGAGGCCCTCGTCTCGGAGCTTCTTGCCGCCGCACGGCGTGCACTGGCCGGTTTGCCGCGCACCGAGGGCGTGGAGCACCTGGAGAACCTTACCCTCGTCCTTTCCGGCCGGCGAGCCTGA